The Babylonia areolata isolate BAREFJ2019XMU chromosome 17, ASM4173473v1, whole genome shotgun sequence genome has a window encoding:
- the LOC143291443 gene encoding uncharacterized protein LOC143291443: MTDVITSADVYHAADVTWNGFHSPLGLAGCSEEELGLWPLSQAHPAVVSLFSPPLLASNPSFPTATPTPTPTTTTPIMTSRCVASLSSTASSSCSSSSSSVSFSSSSSSSSPSSSTSLSSPTSSSSSSSSLFSPMSSSSSSSSSSSSPPCFPHVDGLFQPELDYFPYSSLCSSSSSSSNISSYQLQGCYDSFNNNNNNSSACSGGDPLTYLDISQSYGRTLDAAEREVSPHVQQAPPHPSPPPPLPPPPPLLLHHHPLATKNTCR, from the coding sequence atgacTGACGTCATCACCTCTGCTGACGTCTACCACGCTGCTGACGTCACCTGGAACGGGTTCCACTCCCCGCTGGGGCTGGCCGGGTGCTCGGAGGAGGAGCTGGGGTTGTGGCCCTTGTCCCAGGCCCATCCGGCGGTGGTGtcgctcttctccccccctctcctcgcctccaacccctccttccccaccgccacccctacccctacccccaccaccaccacacccatcatgACGTCACGGTGCGTCGCGTCACTCTCCTCTACAGCTTCGtcatcctgctcttcttcttcttcttctgtttctttttcttcttcttcttcttcttcttctccttcttcttccacgtcATTATCGTCGccaacatcgtcgtcatcgtcgtcgtcgtcgttgttctcgccaatgtcgtcatcgtcgtcgtcatcatcgtcgtcgtcatctccaCCCTGTTTCCCACACGTGGACGGCCTGTTTCAGCCAGAGCTGGATTACTTCCCGTACAGCTCcctgtgcagcagcagcagcagcagcagcaacatcagcagctaCCAGCTGCAGGGCTGTTACGacagcttcaacaacaacaacaacaacagcagcgcctGCTCCGGCGGCGACCCGCTGACCTACTTAGACATCAGCCAATCGTATGGCCGGACGCTGGACGCTGCGGAGCGCGAGGTGTCCCCGCACGTGCAGCAAgcccctcctcatccttctcctcctcctcctcttcctcctcctccccccctcctcctccaccaccaccccctagctACGAAGAACACATGCAGATGA